The nucleotide sequence AAGACGCAAAGCTTTGCGACTTTAATTAAGTTAGTAAGGAAAAAACTTTCCGCCTTTGACTTCGTCTAATCTTTGATTTGCGATAAAATTGATTGGAATTATTGTTCTCAAAATTATCACTTGGAAAATGAAAAATATCTTAAAATTTTGGAAAGTTTTCCACAAAAAAATCCGGCTCGCTAAAACCGGAAATTTTATTATAATTAAATAGTGTTTTTTAAAGAAAGGCTTCTAATTCCACACCTTGGTGGGAAGACGCATAATTTTTATTTATGGGACTGGAAAACAACAAATGATGGTCAGAATAGTCGCTACTGTAGATTTTGTCTTTCAAATATTTCCTTACCAAAATGGCACTCAGGACGGCTGTTGTTCCAAAGAGTCCGGCAAATATTATTTCTAGGTTCCTGTTCATATATATTAAGTTTTGGTTTTTTTATGAAGCAAAAGATGTTCCTTTTTGAACTGTAAATATCAATCTTATCAAATTTTGAGATTAAAAAGGATGCATTCTACAGTTCAGTCGGATTTTTTAACAGTTCGGTCAGATATAATTGCTTAACTTTTCTTTCTGACATAATTTTGAACCAAGAAATTAGAATATGAATAAGAAACCAATAATAACTCTCACGTGGATTACACTTGGCTCATCCATTTTTTTCTTTACTTTTTTCTCTGATGAGAAAACTTTGGAAAGCTTTGGTTATAACTTAGTCATTTCGGCAATGTATGCTTTTGGATTGGGCTTGAGCAATGGTTTTCTAAATGATTTCCTTAATAAAAAACTTTCTTGGACCGAACAAACCCGACTAAGAACCATTTTAGGAATTGTACTAACCGTTATTGTCAATTTTATAGTGGTTTACGGATGTAATTATATCAATTTTGTTATCATTCAAAAAGTATCCACACCTGATGAATTCTTTTCTGGCAAATATAATTTTACCAATTGGTTTATGGTCAATTTTGCTTTGATGATTTCAGCTTTTCTCCACGCCAAAGGCTTTATGGAGGAACTAAAAAAAAACACCAAACAAGAAGTTGTAGAACAGAAACTGATTGCAAAATCTGCCAACGCCCAATTCGAATCTTTGAAGAATCAATTGGATCCGCATTTTCTTTTCAATTCACTTAATGTCTTAACCGCTTTGATTGATGAAAATCCGGAACAGGCGCAGAAATTCACCACATCGATGTCTAAGATTTACCGTTACGTTCTGGAAAAGAAAGATAAAGAAATGGTCAAAGTGGAGGATGAGATAGAATTTGCTAAAATCTACTGTAATCTTTTGAAAACCAGATTTGAAGACAGTGTGAATTTTATTTTTGAAGTTAATAATGATGATTTACAAAAATTCGTGGTTCCACTTTCTCTGCAATTATTATTAGAAAACTGTATCAAACATAATTTCGCGACCTCATCAAAACCTTTGAACATCAGAATCTTTACGGAAGGAAAATTCCTCTGTATAGAGAATAATCTCCAGGTAAGAGAACAGTTGAAAGAAAGTGCAGGAATCGGTTTGGCGAACATCGTTCAGCGTTATGCATTGCTTACTAAAGAAAATGTATTCATAGAAAAATCAGAACAGACCTTTAAAGTGAAAATACCAATATTAATCGAAAAAAATTCTCAAACAATGACAACTTATACATCAGAAACCACAGAAAATGTCGCTTACGAAAGAGCGGTAAAAAGAGTAAAAGAACTGAAGGGATTCTACGGAAACTTAATCTCTTATTGTATCGTCATCCCATTTTTAGTTATCATCAATCTTTTGACTTCTCCCAAACAAATTTGGTTTTACTGGCCAATGCTAGGATGGGGAATCGGACTTGTGGCACACGGAATGACCGTCTTCGCCATCGGTAAAAACTGGGAAGAAAAGAAGATTCGTGAAATAATGAACAATCAGAAATAATCTTTTAAATCAATAACAATGGAACATATTAATAAAGACAATCCACGTTACGCAATGGCTGTGGAAAGGGTACAAAAAATCAAAAAATTCTATTCCGGGTTAATCGTTTTTGCAATTGTATTCGGAGTGGTTTACGGCATCAGATTTTTCAAGCACGGATTTTCGCAGAACCTTGGCGATATGCACGTTTCCTGGATTTTTATCATCTGGGGATTGATTCTGACGATCAAAGGAGTTAAGTTATTTTTCTTTAATTCCGATTGGGAAAATGATATGATTAACAAAGAAATTAAAAAGCAAAGCAATGGAAATTATTAATGATAAAAACGATATCCAATATCGTGAAGCTGTAAGAAAAGTAAAACGTCTGAAAAGCTTTTACACGCATCTGACAATCTATGTTCTTGTGAATCTATTTCTTATTTTTGCTAATTGGAGCGAAATCCGGGAAGAACATAGTATTTGGAGCTGGCAGATTTGGGCGGTTCCATTCTTTTGGGGAATCGGATTGGTAGCACAAGCTGTGGGTGTTTTTTGTCCCAGATTTTTCTTCGGGAAAGATTGGGAGGATAAAAAAATCAAAGAATTAACGGAAAAGTATAAATAGTTTATCGCAAAGACGCTTTAATAATTACACAGTTAAGTCACCAAGTTTCAGCATATTTTTTTTGCGGCTTAATTTTTTTAATTGCCAGAAAATAGCGCTTTTATGATAAAAATAAAATTATAAAAATGATAAGAACGATAATCATCGAAGACGAAAAACCAGCCGTCAGAAGACTTGAAAAATTATTAGGTTTATTTGCTGATTTAGAATTGGTTGCGAGCCTTAATTCTGTGGAAGAAGCCGTTGATTGGTTTCAGCAAAATGAACATCCACAATTGATTTTTTCGGACATTGTTCTTGGTGATGGATTATCGTTTGATATTTTTGATAAAGTCTCTACCAAAGCTTTTATCATCTATACGACGGCTTTTGATCAATACACTTTGAAAGCGTTTAAACTGAACAGTATCGATTATCTTCTGAAACCGATTGAGGAAGAAGATTTGGCAAAAGCCATTGAAAAATTCAAATCATTTCTGCCGGAAGAAGGATCGGTTAATTCACAGGAAATCAGGCAAATCGTTAGAAAAGAAAAATCGACACTTTCCAGAATTCTGGTGAAAATCGGGTACAATCTGAAAGTAGTTTCCATTAATGAAATAAGTTGTTTCTTCAGCGAGAACAAAATTGTTTACCTACAAACCAAAGAACGAACTTATCCAACGGATTTTACATTAGACGAATTGGAAAATGTTTTGGACGAAACCAAATTTTTCCGGGTAAATAGGCAATTTATCATTAGTTCGGATTGCATCAAGAATATCCATACTTCCCCAAATTATAAAGTCGATTTGGAATTTCAACCGAACGAAGAAATTACGGTGAGCCGAGAAAGAGTGAAGGATTTTAAAGATTGGCTGGCGGGAAATTAAAACAAAACTCCCAAAATAATTCGGGAGCTTGTGAAAAATATAATTGATTGTGTTTATCTTTTTGGACCATTCATTGCAAAATCTCTGTCTTTTTTCCAGTCTTTGTGCTGGTAAGCCATATAATTCTCGTATTGTTGTTTGTTCAGGATTTTTCGGATTCTTGCGTCGTATTCTCTTTCGCTCAATCTTTCTCTTGACAACATATCGATTTTCTTTTGCTGAGCTGGAGTTAAACGGATTCCTGCAAAATCTTTTTGATATTGATGAGTTTCAACTTTTACGTTTCTCATTCCATTGTCTCTTTTCTGTGCACTAGCAGCGAATGCGATAACTAAACTTGCTGCTAAAACTAACTTTTTCATAATTTCTAATTTTAATGTTAATATTAATTAGCGTTCTTGTTTAATTAGATTCAATATTGATACCTGAAAGCGCCTTAAATAGGGCATTATAGATGAACGATGATTATTTACCGACGAAGAAATCAAAAGTATAGATGAACGGTTTTATTTGAGCAAATTGAATAAAAAGAATCCGTCTCACAACTGAGGCGGATTTTTTTTGGTTATTATATAGGATTTTTGTATATTTATCATTGATAATCAGATAGTTGTTTATGAATTTCAAGCATTATAACCAAAATCAGCTGGTGCTGTTTCCTTATAGTTTTGAGGAGTTGATTCCCGATAATCA is from Epilithonimonas vandammei and encodes:
- a CDS encoding 2TM domain-containing protein, translated to MNKKPIITLTWITLGSSIFFFTFFSDEKTLESFGYNLVISAMYAFGLGLSNGFLNDFLNKKLSWTEQTRLRTILGIVLTVIVNFIVVYGCNYINFVIIQKVSTPDEFFSGKYNFTNWFMVNFALMISAFLHAKGFMEELKKNTKQEVVEQKLIAKSANAQFESLKNQLDPHFLFNSLNVLTALIDENPEQAQKFTTSMSKIYRYVLEKKDKEMVKVEDEIEFAKIYCNLLKTRFEDSVNFIFEVNNDDLQKFVVPLSLQLLLENCIKHNFATSSKPLNIRIFTEGKFLCIENNLQVREQLKESAGIGLANIVQRYALLTKENVFIEKSEQTFKVKIPILIEKNSQTMTTYTSETTENVAYERAVKRVKELKGFYGNLISYCIVIPFLVIINLLTSPKQIWFYWPMLGWGIGLVAHGMTVFAIGKNWEEKKIREIMNNQK
- a CDS encoding 2TM domain-containing protein, whose product is MEHINKDNPRYAMAVERVQKIKKFYSGLIVFAIVFGVVYGIRFFKHGFSQNLGDMHVSWIFIIWGLILTIKGVKLFFFNSDWENDMINKEIKKQSNGNY
- a CDS encoding 2TM domain-containing protein; protein product: MEIINDKNDIQYREAVRKVKRLKSFYTHLTIYVLVNLFLIFANWSEIREEHSIWSWQIWAVPFFWGIGLVAQAVGVFCPRFFFGKDWEDKKIKELTEKYK
- a CDS encoding LytR/AlgR family response regulator transcription factor; translation: MIRTIIIEDEKPAVRRLEKLLGLFADLELVASLNSVEEAVDWFQQNEHPQLIFSDIVLGDGLSFDIFDKVSTKAFIIYTTAFDQYTLKAFKLNSIDYLLKPIEEEDLAKAIEKFKSFLPEEGSVNSQEIRQIVRKEKSTLSRILVKIGYNLKVVSINEISCFFSENKIVYLQTKERTYPTDFTLDELENVLDETKFFRVNRQFIISSDCIKNIHTSPNYKVDLEFQPNEEITVSRERVKDFKDWLAGN